The proteins below are encoded in one region of Mangifera indica cultivar Alphonso chromosome 7, CATAS_Mindica_2.1, whole genome shotgun sequence:
- the LOC123220002 gene encoding PRA1 family protein E-like, which produces MSLKRPAGYGTTTATATATAIATAASTTPTTALSFFSRTESITSTRRPWSEFFKFSSFSLPLTYNDAMSRIKRNVNNFCVNYVMVMLFILFVSLLWHPVSMIVFIIVFIAWLYFYFARDDPVVVFNQELDDRLVLCCLSLITILALVFTHVWLNVLVALIIGVVVVGVHACFRSTDDLFLDEGSAAEGGLVPVMGSQPVRLTGYTRI; this is translated from the coding sequence ATGTCTCTGAAACGCCCCGCCGGTTACGGCACCACAACCGCCACTGCCACTGCCACTGCCATCGCCACTGCTGCCTCTACCACACCCACAACCGCACTCTCCTTCTTCTCCCGAACGGAGTCCATCACCTCCACTCGCCGCCCATGGAgcgaattttttaaattctcgAGCTTCTCGCTACCCTTAACCTACAACGACGCGATGTCCCGTATAAAGCGGAACGTGAACAATTTTTGCGTGAACTACGTAATGGTAATGCTTTTTATTCTGTTTGTTAGCTTGCTTTGGCACCCTGTGTCCATGATCGTTTTCATAATCGTGTTCATTGCATGGTTATACTTTTACTTCGCGCGTGATGATCCAGTTGTGGTTTTTAATCAAGAGTTGGATGATAGGCTTGTTTTGtgttgtttgagtttgattacAATTCTTGCTTTGGTGTTTACTCACGTGTGGCTTAACGTGTTGGTGGCTTTAATTATCGGAGTTGTTGTGGTGGGTGTTCATGCGTGTTTTAGGAGTACGGATGATTTGTTTTTGGATGAAGGGAGTGCGGCTGAAGGTGGCTTGGTACCAGTCATGGGAAGTCAACCGGTTAGGTTGACCGGTTATACGAGAATTTGA
- the LOC123220030 gene encoding E3 ubiquitin protein ligase DRIP2-like isoform X2, translated as MAGAVVKVKREILEACMTCPLCNKLFNEATTISKCLHTFCKKCIYEKLANDDVDYCPVCHIDLGCLPVEKLRADNNLQDIRAKIFPYRRRKVQAPEVMHSVSLPVKRKERSLSSLVVSTPKVPLQTGLTRKRTKGSARKAAALQGCGFFIEDKKEDSAEDCPMSSSSPDSLSKISQNKRQDSCKAEPYNEERAYEYTENDVEMMEGKADLWTPLNCLVEAANRTKSSKSSSQGLSLVKSDLNNAPDSKLYMPETKSKVDLPNASGTDVCLSRPKMKGHRQYTKFHDDKNGKSLLSGPVKRRRLHAAAKKREAESSELCAAAQVMLDASGAKHKRRKSPVWFSLVASEDQKDDACLPQISACYLRIKDGKMPVSFIQKYLVKKLDLDSEAEVVISCRGQPVLPTLQLHNLVDLWFQTASTAKKVPTSVGSSAKDFVMVLSYCRKA; from the exons ATGGCGGGGGCGGTGGTCAAAGTTAAGAGAGAGATACTTGAAGCATGCATGACATGCCCTCTTTGTAACAAGTTATTTAATGAAGCCACTACAATCTCTAAGtgtcttcacactt TCTGCAAGAAGTGCATTTATGAGAAGCTCGCGAATGATGATGTGGATTATTGCCCTGTATGCCATATTGATCTTGGCTGCCTTCCAGTGGAGAAGCTAAG GGCAGACAACAATCTTCAAGATATAAGGGCTAAAATATTTCCTTATAGAAGAAGAAAGGTTCAAGCTCCTGAAGTTATGCATTCTGTATCTCTGCCAGTCAAAAGGAAGGAGAGATCACTATCATCATTGGTGGTTAGCACTCCCAAAGTGCCACTGCAGACTGGCCTGACCAGAAAGAGGACAAAAGGCAGTGCAAGAAAGGCTGCTGCTTTACAAGGGTGTGGTTTTTTTATTGAGGACAAGAAGGAAGATTCTGCTGAAGATTGTCCAATGAGCTCAAGCTCACCTGATTCTTTAAGTAAAATCAGTCAAAATAAAAGGCAG GATTCTTGCAAGGCTGAGCCTTATAATGAGGAAAGGGCTTATGAATATACTGAGAATGATGTTGAGATGATGGAAGGGAAAGCTGATCTCTGGACACCCTTAAACTGTCTTGTTGAAGCTGCGAACAGAACCAAGTCCTCTAAGTCAAGTTCACAAGGGCTCTCTCTTGTCAAATCAGATCTGAACAATGCCCCTGATTCTAAACTATATATGCCTGAAACCAAATCCAAAGTAGATCTGCCAAATGCTTCTGGTACTGATGTATGCTTGTCTAGACCCAAAATGAAAGGGCACAGACAGTATACAAAATTCCATGATGACAAGAATGGAAAAAGTTTACTTTCAGGACCAGTGAAGCGTAGAAGGTTGCATGCAGCAGCAAAGAAAAGGGAAGCTGAATCCAGTGAGTTGTGTGCTGCAGCACAAGTCATGCTAGATGCTTCAGGAGCTAAGCATAAAAGAAGGAAAAGTCCAGTCTGGTTCTCGTTAGTTGCCTCGGAAGATCA GAAAGATGATGCTTGCTTGCCTCAAATCTCAGCGTGCTACTTGAGGATAAA GGACGGGAAAATGCCTGTCTCATTTATTCAGAAGTACCTTGTGAAGAAACTTGATCTTGACAGTGAAGCCGAG GTCGTGATATCATGCCGGGGTCAGCCTGTGCTTCCAACATTGCAGCTTCATAACTTAGTAGACCTATGGTTTCAGACAGCATCGACAGCAAAGAAGGTACCAACATCTGTGGGCTCGTCAGCTAAGGACTTTGTAATGGTTTTGTCATATTGCAGAAAAGCCTAG
- the LOC123220030 gene encoding E3 ubiquitin protein ligase DRIP2-like isoform X3 — protein sequence MAGAVVKVKREILEACMTCPLCNKLFNEATTISKCLHTFCKKCIYEKLANDDVDYCPVCHIDLGCLPVEKLSRADNNLQDIRAKIFPYRRRKVQAPEVMHSVSLPVKRKERSLSSLVVSTPKVPLQTGLTRKRTKGSARKAAALQGCGFFIEDKKEDSAEDCPMSSSSPDSLSKISQNKRQAEPYNEERAYEYTENDVEMMEGKADLWTPLNCLVEAANRTKSSKSSSQGLSLVKSDLNNAPDSKLYMPETKSKVDLPNASGTDVCLSRPKMKGHRQYTKFHDDKNGKSLLSGPVKRRRLHAAAKKREAESSELCAAAQVMLDASGAKHKRRKSPVWFSLVASEDQKDDACLPQISACYLRIKDGKMPVSFIQKYLVKKLDLDSEAEVVISCRGQPVLPTLQLHNLVDLWFQTASTAKKVPTSVGSSAKDFVMVLSYCRKA from the exons ATGGCGGGGGCGGTGGTCAAAGTTAAGAGAGAGATACTTGAAGCATGCATGACATGCCCTCTTTGTAACAAGTTATTTAATGAAGCCACTACAATCTCTAAGtgtcttcacactt TCTGCAAGAAGTGCATTTATGAGAAGCTCGCGAATGATGATGTGGATTATTGCCCTGTATGCCATATTGATCTTGGCTGCCTTCCAGTGGAGAAGCTAAG CAGGGCAGACAACAATCTTCAAGATATAAGGGCTAAAATATTTCCTTATAGAAGAAGAAAGGTTCAAGCTCCTGAAGTTATGCATTCTGTATCTCTGCCAGTCAAAAGGAAGGAGAGATCACTATCATCATTGGTGGTTAGCACTCCCAAAGTGCCACTGCAGACTGGCCTGACCAGAAAGAGGACAAAAGGCAGTGCAAGAAAGGCTGCTGCTTTACAAGGGTGTGGTTTTTTTATTGAGGACAAGAAGGAAGATTCTGCTGAAGATTGTCCAATGAGCTCAAGCTCACCTGATTCTTTAAGTAAAATCAGTCAAAATAAAAGGCAG GCTGAGCCTTATAATGAGGAAAGGGCTTATGAATATACTGAGAATGATGTTGAGATGATGGAAGGGAAAGCTGATCTCTGGACACCCTTAAACTGTCTTGTTGAAGCTGCGAACAGAACCAAGTCCTCTAAGTCAAGTTCACAAGGGCTCTCTCTTGTCAAATCAGATCTGAACAATGCCCCTGATTCTAAACTATATATGCCTGAAACCAAATCCAAAGTAGATCTGCCAAATGCTTCTGGTACTGATGTATGCTTGTCTAGACCCAAAATGAAAGGGCACAGACAGTATACAAAATTCCATGATGACAAGAATGGAAAAAGTTTACTTTCAGGACCAGTGAAGCGTAGAAGGTTGCATGCAGCAGCAAAGAAAAGGGAAGCTGAATCCAGTGAGTTGTGTGCTGCAGCACAAGTCATGCTAGATGCTTCAGGAGCTAAGCATAAAAGAAGGAAAAGTCCAGTCTGGTTCTCGTTAGTTGCCTCGGAAGATCA GAAAGATGATGCTTGCTTGCCTCAAATCTCAGCGTGCTACTTGAGGATAAA GGACGGGAAAATGCCTGTCTCATTTATTCAGAAGTACCTTGTGAAGAAACTTGATCTTGACAGTGAAGCCGAG GTCGTGATATCATGCCGGGGTCAGCCTGTGCTTCCAACATTGCAGCTTCATAACTTAGTAGACCTATGGTTTCAGACAGCATCGACAGCAAAGAAGGTACCAACATCTGTGGGCTCGTCAGCTAAGGACTTTGTAATGGTTTTGTCATATTGCAGAAAAGCCTAG
- the LOC123220030 gene encoding E3 ubiquitin protein ligase DRIP2-like isoform X1 — MAGAVVKVKREILEACMTCPLCNKLFNEATTISKCLHTFCKKCIYEKLANDDVDYCPVCHIDLGCLPVEKLSRADNNLQDIRAKIFPYRRRKVQAPEVMHSVSLPVKRKERSLSSLVVSTPKVPLQTGLTRKRTKGSARKAAALQGCGFFIEDKKEDSAEDCPMSSSSPDSLSKISQNKRQDSCKAEPYNEERAYEYTENDVEMMEGKADLWTPLNCLVEAANRTKSSKSSSQGLSLVKSDLNNAPDSKLYMPETKSKVDLPNASGTDVCLSRPKMKGHRQYTKFHDDKNGKSLLSGPVKRRRLHAAAKKREAESSELCAAAQVMLDASGAKHKRRKSPVWFSLVASEDQKDDACLPQISACYLRIKDGKMPVSFIQKYLVKKLDLDSEAEVVISCRGQPVLPTLQLHNLVDLWFQTASTAKKVPTSVGSSAKDFVMVLSYCRKA; from the exons ATGGCGGGGGCGGTGGTCAAAGTTAAGAGAGAGATACTTGAAGCATGCATGACATGCCCTCTTTGTAACAAGTTATTTAATGAAGCCACTACAATCTCTAAGtgtcttcacactt TCTGCAAGAAGTGCATTTATGAGAAGCTCGCGAATGATGATGTGGATTATTGCCCTGTATGCCATATTGATCTTGGCTGCCTTCCAGTGGAGAAGCTAAG CAGGGCAGACAACAATCTTCAAGATATAAGGGCTAAAATATTTCCTTATAGAAGAAGAAAGGTTCAAGCTCCTGAAGTTATGCATTCTGTATCTCTGCCAGTCAAAAGGAAGGAGAGATCACTATCATCATTGGTGGTTAGCACTCCCAAAGTGCCACTGCAGACTGGCCTGACCAGAAAGAGGACAAAAGGCAGTGCAAGAAAGGCTGCTGCTTTACAAGGGTGTGGTTTTTTTATTGAGGACAAGAAGGAAGATTCTGCTGAAGATTGTCCAATGAGCTCAAGCTCACCTGATTCTTTAAGTAAAATCAGTCAAAATAAAAGGCAG GATTCTTGCAAGGCTGAGCCTTATAATGAGGAAAGGGCTTATGAATATACTGAGAATGATGTTGAGATGATGGAAGGGAAAGCTGATCTCTGGACACCCTTAAACTGTCTTGTTGAAGCTGCGAACAGAACCAAGTCCTCTAAGTCAAGTTCACAAGGGCTCTCTCTTGTCAAATCAGATCTGAACAATGCCCCTGATTCTAAACTATATATGCCTGAAACCAAATCCAAAGTAGATCTGCCAAATGCTTCTGGTACTGATGTATGCTTGTCTAGACCCAAAATGAAAGGGCACAGACAGTATACAAAATTCCATGATGACAAGAATGGAAAAAGTTTACTTTCAGGACCAGTGAAGCGTAGAAGGTTGCATGCAGCAGCAAAGAAAAGGGAAGCTGAATCCAGTGAGTTGTGTGCTGCAGCACAAGTCATGCTAGATGCTTCAGGAGCTAAGCATAAAAGAAGGAAAAGTCCAGTCTGGTTCTCGTTAGTTGCCTCGGAAGATCA GAAAGATGATGCTTGCTTGCCTCAAATCTCAGCGTGCTACTTGAGGATAAA GGACGGGAAAATGCCTGTCTCATTTATTCAGAAGTACCTTGTGAAGAAACTTGATCTTGACAGTGAAGCCGAG GTCGTGATATCATGCCGGGGTCAGCCTGTGCTTCCAACATTGCAGCTTCATAACTTAGTAGACCTATGGTTTCAGACAGCATCGACAGCAAAGAAGGTACCAACATCTGTGGGCTCGTCAGCTAAGGACTTTGTAATGGTTTTGTCATATTGCAGAAAAGCCTAG
- the LOC123220032 gene encoding protein STRICTOSIDINE SYNTHASE-LIKE 3-like, with protein MTFKGFFGLLFLLLAVYCGLDPFKHSAISEFPEFVSLKVEMPDWSLVPTDKDEQNLLQKSEIKFLNQVQGPESIAFDPLGRGPYTGVADGRILFWDGVKWNDFAYTSNNRSELCDPKPSPFAYLKHEHICGRPLGLRFDKKTGDLYIADAYFGLMKVGPEGGLATSLTTEAEGVPLRFTNDLDIDDEGNVYFTDSSILFQRRNFMQLVFSGDDSGRVLKHDPTTKQTTVLVRNIQYPNGVSLSKDKSFFLFVEGRVGRLQKYWLKGEKAGTSEVFAILPGFPDNVRTNEKGEFWVAIHCRRWKYACSLALFPKLRTFILKLPISAKIHYLVQIGGRLHALVAKYSPEGKLLQILEDSQGKVVKAVSEVEEKDGKLWMGSVLMPFIAVYNLP; from the exons ATGACCTTTAAAGGGTTTTTTGGGCTGTTGTTTCTGCTTCTGGCTGTGTACTGTGGGCTTGACCCCTTCAAACACAGTGCCATATCGGAGTTTCCGGAATTTGTCTCACTCAAGGTGGAAATGCCCGATTGGTCACTTGTTCCAACGGATAAAGACGAACAAAATTTGCTTCAGAAGTCGGAAATTAAATTCTTGAACCAGGTACAGGGCCCTGAAAGCATTGCTTTTGATCCTCTTGGCCGTGGTCCTTATACTGGTGTTGCTGATGGCAGAATTCTCTTCTGGGATGGTGTCAAGTGGAACGATTTTGCTTATACTTCTAATAACAg GTCAGAATTATGTGACCCGAAGCCATCACCTTTTGCTTACTTGAAGCATGAGCACATCTGTGGCAGGCCTTTGGGGCTCCGGTTTGACAAGAAAACTGGTGATTTATACATTGCAGATGCGTATTTTGGACTTATGAAGGTAGGTCCAGAAGGTGGATTGGCAACATCCCTTACAACAGAAGCAGAAGGCGTGCCATTGAGGTTTACTAATGATCTAGATATTGACGATGAAGGGAATGTTTACTTTACTGATAGCAGTATTCTTTTCCAGCGGAG GAACTTCATGCAATTGGTTTTCTCTGGTGATGATAGTGGAAGGGTTCTCAAGCATGATCCAACTACAAAACAAACAACGGTTCTTGTAAGGAATATCCAGTACCCTAATGGTGTGTCCTTAAGTAAGGACAAATCATTTTTCCTCTTTGTTGAAGGACGTGTTGGCAG ATTACAAAAGTATTGGCTGAAAGGTGAGAAGGCTGGTACCTCAGAAGTGTTTGCCATTTTACCTGGATTTCCTGACAACGTCCGAACAAATGAAAAAGGTGAGTTCTGGGTGGCAATCCACTGTCGGCGGTGGAAATATGCTTGCTCTTTGGCTCTATTCCCTAAACTTAGGACATTCATTCTTAAACTCCCAATATCGGCAAAGATACATTACCTCGTACAAATTGGGGGAAGACTCCATGCACTGGTTGCCAAATACAGCCCAGAGGGGAAGCTTTTGCAGATATTGGAGGATAGTCAGGGAAAAGTTGTTAAAGCAGTTAGTGAAGTAGAAGAGAAGGATGGTAAACTGTGGATGGGAAGTGTTCTGATGCCCTTCATTGCCGTTTACAACTTACCTTGA
- the LOC123220427 gene encoding 60S ribosomal protein L30-like: MVAAKKTKKSHESINSRLALVMKSGKYTLGYKTVLDTLRSSKAKLVIIANNCPPLRKSEIEYYAMLAKVGVHHYNGNNVDLGTACGKYFRVCCLSIIDAGDSDIIKSMPSEH, encoded by the exons ATGGTGGCCGCCAAGAAGACT AAGAAGTCCCATGAGAGCATCAACAGCAGGCTTGCTCTTGTCATGAAGAGTGGCAAGTACACTTTGGGATACAAAACTGTGCTTGACACCTTAAGAAGCTCTAAAG CGAAACTGGTTATCATTGCCAACAACTGCCCTCCTCTTCGGAAGTCTGAGATAGAATACTATGCAATGTTGGCTAAGGTTGGGGTTCACCACTACAACGGGA ACAATGTAGATTTGGGGACTGCTTGTGGAAAATATTTCAGAGTTTGCTGCCTCAGCATCATTGATGCAG GTGACTCGGATATCATCAAGAGCATGCCTTCTGAGCACTAA
- the LOC123221766 gene encoding auxin-responsive protein IAA16-like, translating into MINFEETELRLGLPGGGCGGESEIAKSSGKRGFSETEVDLKLNLSTKDSSSATVVIDVDAVEKMKEKTSVSKPPAKTQVVGWPPVRSFRKNIMAVQKSSSEESDKAGSSSGVAAFVKVSMDGAPYLRKVDLKLYKSYQELSDALGKMFSSFTIGNCGSQGMKDFMNESKLIDLLNGSEYVPAYEDKDGDWMLVGDVPWEMFVDSCKRLRIMKGSEAIGLAPRAVEKCKNRS; encoded by the exons ATGATTAACTTTGAAGAAACGGAGCTGCGGTTAGGGTTACCGGGAGGTGGCTGCGGTGGCGAAAGTGAGATTGCTAAGAGCAGTGGGAAGAGAGGCTTTTCGGAGACGGAGGTTGACTTAAAGCTTAATTTGTCGACGAAGGATTCATCGTCGGCGACGGTCGTGATTGATGTTGATGCTGTGGAGAAGATGAAGGAGAAGACCAGTGTTTCAAAGCCACCGGCCAA GACACAAGTGGTGGGTTGGCCACCCGTGAGGTCATTCAGAAAGAACATCATGGCCGTCCAAAAGAGCAGCAGTGAGGAAAGTGATAAGGCCGGCAGTAGTAGTGGTGTTGCAGCTTTTGTTAAAGTAAGCATGGATGGAGCCCCATATTTACGAAAGGTTGACCTTAAATTGTACAAGAGTTACCAGGAACTTTCTGATGCCCTTGGCAAAATGTTCAGCTCCTTCACcatag GTAACTGTGGATCACAAGGAATGAAGGATTTCATGAATGAGAGCAAGCTGATAGATCTTTTGAATGGCTCCGAGTATGTTCCCGCTTATGAAGACAAAGATGGAGATTGGATGCTTGTGGGTGATGTGCCATGGGA GATGTTTGTTGATTCATGCAAACGCTTGAGGATAATGAAAGGGTCCGAGGCCATTGGACTTG CTCCAAGAGCAGTCGAGAAGTGCAAGAATAGAAGCTGA
- the LOC123221768 gene encoding auxin-induced protein 22D-like, with protein MAFMETRDLSLDATELRLGLSATTKDSENQTPPPPIAIAISNKRALPDMNDDHHGSCNDNSPASDAKKSATSTKTQVVGWPPVRYYRKNSFQAKKVESEEGAVIYVKVSMDGAPYLRKVDLKIYKGYSKLLKALEEMFRFKVGKYSEREGYNGSEFVPTYEDKDGDWMLVGDVPWEMFITSCRRLRIMKGSEARGLGCTV; from the exons ATGGCATTTATGGAGACTAGAGATCTTAGCCTGGATGCTACCGAGCTTCGGTTAGGGCTGTCGGCCACCACCAAAGACTCCGAGAACCAAACCCCACCTCCGCCTATTGCTATTGCTATAAGCAACAAAAGGGCTTTGCCCGATATGAATGATGATCACCATGGATCTTGCAACGACAATTCTCCTGCATCAGATGCCAAAAAATCTGCTACCTCCACTAA GACGCAAGTAGTGGGGTGGCCACCTGTTAGATATTACAGGAAAAATAGCTTCCAGGCGAAGAAAGTGGAGTCTGAAGAAGGAGCAGTAATTTATGTTAAAGTGAGCATGGATGGAGCTCCTTATCTCAGAAAGGTTGATTTGAAAATCTATAAGGGCTACTCCAAGCTGCTCAAGGCCTTGGAAGAGATGTTCAGGTTTAAAGTTGGGAAGTATTCAGAAAGAGAAGGCTACAATGGCTCCGAATTCGTACCGACTTATGAAGACAAAGACGGCGACTGGATGTTGGTCGGAGATGTGCCATGGGAGATGTTCATCACTTCCTGCAGGAGGCTGAGGATTATGAAAGGATCAGAAGCAAGAGGGTTGGGTTGCACCGTgtaa